The nucleotide sequence tctttatctctcttcAGCTGCAATTAGGAGACAAATTAACTCGGAGACTTAGATAACTTTGCCCTTCTTAAAGATTTAATAGCGACGTTTCTGGCCATTTCTGAACTATGGAGGAGAGGTGGATGTTGGGCCTGGTTCTGGAATGTTAAATGAATCTAATccttttttctatgtatttgcaGATGGGGCATGACTGGGTTTGGTTGGATTCTGAACAAGATTATCCTAATGATTCTGAGCTGAGCAACGACTACAGGTCCCTCTTCAGCTCATGGGACTCCAGTCTGGATCTTGAAGTGGGCAGCTGGAGGGAAACGGAAGAGCCAGGAGCAGAGGAGCTAGAGGAGAGCAACTTAGGCAGAGAGTCCAGTGACCCCCTTATGGGGGATGGAGGCAGTGAGGAGTCCCAGGAAGAGACAGAACAATTCAACCACCAGAACCTCCTTCATTTCCTCTCTGAGGTAATCGTGTTTGCTCAGAGTGGCTAGGTCCAGAATGAGGGCAAGTCTTCATCCTCTTAGAGAACTTTGCCATTATGCTTCCCCCACATTTTTCTGAGACACTAATTTGAGGCCACTGAGATGATATGGAGCACTATCAAAGAGTTGAGGCAGTGTGGTAGAGTGCAGAGGACTGGttataaagtcaagaagaccttggttcaagtcctacctcttcCACAATCAACTGcattagctttgtgactgtgggcaaatcatttaacttctcagtgtccaaggcaactctttttaAGATTCTATTATATAGAGAGTTGCTATTCTGTATCAGTAGAGAGAGTTTCCAAACTGGGAGTTCTCTACACCTAGGAAATTacatgaatagattttttttaaaaggcagcacAGACCCATCTATAGTATTGCTGCAGTTCATTGTTTCAGTATCGCCAGGGAGTTCAACAGTTTCCTAATATGAATGAGGATAATGAGGTTATGATATTCTGTGACTAAAACAATTCTGGGTGGGAGCTAAGTACTTGAAATGGGCAGGGTTTGGTAGGGTGTAGTTGATAAGAGATTTTCTGAACAATAGTCAAAAAGTTAGATGAAGGGATAAAACAGTCTCAGGAATAACCTGGCACATACCTGGTCCCTAGCTCAATTGTGGATCTAGGAGATGATTCCCTTTGGTATCCTTATGCATATGGAAATAAACTGTGATTGCAGGTAGCCTACTTGATGGAGCCACTGTGCATCAGCAGCAAGGGAACAAGTGAGGGCTGCAGGTCTCAGCCTGGCTCTAGGAAGCAAGAAGGAAGGGAAACTCCAGATGTTGAGGGAGAGGCAGGGGAGCCATGCAGGGAGATCGAGAAGTTTCCAGCCAAGGGAAACGGCTCAGTAGCACAGAAGGAgctggagggaaaaaatgagaggcCAGAGATGGCCCCAATTTCCCCAGATATATGTGAAGTTCAGGGGCCACCCCCAGAGAGCGAAGAGGTAAGTGAAGAGCTGAATCAGCTGTCTAATCAGGACATGTTTCCTATTGCCCAACCAACTTGATTGTCTGTTCCAGTCTAATCTAGGGAGACTGACTGTACAGCATCCCAACCAACCTTGAGAGCTTTTCATAGCAGGGCTTGCTGATGGCAAGGGTGTAGTGTTTCCTTATTTgctctggagaaagaaagagggaaagctCTATTGTAAAGTTATTAAGTATTCTTGTTGATTCATCTAGTTCAAAAACTGCTTTTTATTCAATGTTTTATGTAATAAATTAGCCTCCGAAGAATAATAGATTCTTAAGTCATCTTAGTCAGGAAGAGAAATTGTTCACTCTGATACTGAAGCTTTTTCTAAAGCTTGCTTTGTCTCCTGGCCTTCCCAGGGGGGAACAAAGGAGGAacccaaagaagaaaagggtgAAGGATATATCTCTGAGGAGGAGAGCAGACCGCCTTTGGGTGAGTGTGATGATGGCCCCAACATTAAGGAGACTCCATTGGTGGATTTAATTTTCAGCAATGCCTCTTCCTCTAAGATGTGAGTAACAGTTTTAACCACGATTGTCAGATGTGTCATAATGATCTGGttctgctttgttttgttttgtttttaactttactATATTGCTTTAtgtaaatgaacaaaaatggtGCAAAGATGGTATATGATCAATGTCAAACAAGAAATGCACTGtcgaatgttttttttctttttggtgattTTTTCAGTCTATTTACATGGCAGCTTTCCATCTCTAAACTAAAAGGTAGGTTAAAACTTCCTTTTTTATTGGAAATGGAGTAGGTGAGTAACTGAGTCTGTcaagcaaagatttaaaaagcaGGGGTTATAACATTATTTTTAGCTTAAAACACCTCTGAAGATGTTAACGTTTTTAAGAAATGAACATCTAACTCCCCAAAACATCTTTCCTTATTatattgtaagcttcttgagggcaggggactgtcttatttgtattcccagcaattagcacagtgccttgcctatagtaggcacttaataaatgtttattaactattaTTGACTACATCTCAGTTTTGGCCCCTTGGTCTGTTCTATCACCCAGTAGTAGAAAGCTAGTGTTCTGAGACTTCTACTAATTTAAGAATATCTTTCTTTCCTACTATTATAGTTTCTATTTCTCCACCTAAAATAAGTAGAAGCACAAAGgattatatttaagaaaaatcacaaatAGTATCAGGAATCCAAATTATCATTGTGCAGACCTTGGTAGGCTACCTTTATGTTTTTCTAGATTGTTATTGTGAGTC is from Gracilinanus agilis isolate LMUSP501 chromosome 2, AgileGrace, whole genome shotgun sequence and encodes:
- the LOC123237576 gene encoding bromodomain-containing protein 8-like, whose translation is MYLQMGHDWVWLDSEQDYPNDSELSNDYRSLFSSWDSSLDLEVGSWRETEEPGAEELEESNLGRESSDPLMGDGGSEESQEETEQFNHQNLLHFLSEGGTKEEPKEEKGEGYISEEESRPPLGECDDGPNIKETPLVDLIFSNASSSKMTDPNQGDPVKEQLLFKKTLLPVWKMIASHRFSSPFLKPVSDRQAPGYKDVVKRPMDLTSLKRSLSKGRIRSMAQFQRDLMLMFQNAVMYNDSDHHIYHMAIEMQKEVLEQIQVLSIWLDRRRDLSDVD